Proteins encoded by one window of Passer domesticus isolate bPasDom1 chromosome 10, bPasDom1.hap1, whole genome shotgun sequence:
- the LOC135309362 gene encoding uncharacterized protein LOC135309362, which yields MEHPCPLFSGRCSGSFCAFSAETGSSAAEGPAEPDSGLTELQAEPDVSLDSAELSQDLDTTIYEDGENGDEALAQVVAITNAKSRGTEATTNTCTMPIPTVIHAATMEFFEESAVPSQQQVPAIVRNIHQRLLSHDTVDARLQTDIVRLAEEHPPDVVLTLLRCAPTCDGAAAIMWRAIASSRLTMEKVLPTLVRVMEDWPLSKMCTSDGDNQDVFALAATLVIWVIVQVPEWREGILPHSSRLFVALLFHIVITTKRMPPAEAGHFWKACREEHRLTINPSRFAVQTMKAQLYRLQCDNVVMAVERKRGWDTLLCAHTQHYAVGLLASCEKPRWDLPFLAFLVEVSLVASTASRSCLPALCPLVLECLDWNKCAHTVLKIMSSCLHSKCREQRRLALRGLVVLSKDPLMPSMASQLSLVFNTGQTYTQRVSKTSGAAG from the exons ATGGAGCATCCCTGTCCGTTGTTCTCCGGCAGATGTTCTGgaagtttctgcgcattcagcGCAGAGACCGGGAGCAGTGCAGCTGAGGGCCCCGccgagcctgactcggggctgaccgagctccaggcagagcctgatgtcagcctggattcaGCTGAGCTCTCACAAGACTTGGACACAACAATTTATGAGGACGGAGAAAACGGAGacgaggcactggcacaggttgtggCCATCACAAATGCCAAATCCAGAGGGACTGAAGCCACCACAAATACTTGCACCATGCCCATTCCCACAGTTATTCATGCTGCCACTATGGAATTTTTtgaggagagtgctgttccttCTCAGCAGCAG gtgccagccattGTAAGGAACATCCACCAGAGGCTGCTGTCCCATGACACTGTGGATGCCaggctgcaaactgacattgtgaggctggctgaAGAACACCCTCCTGACGTGGTGCTGACCCTCCTGCGCTGTGCCCCAACGTGTGACGG agctgctgcaatcaTGTGGAGAGCCATTGCTTCGTCAAGACTAACAATGGAGAAAGTGCTGCCAACACTGGTCCGTGTAATGGAGGATTGGCCTCTGAGCAAAatgtgcacctccgatggggacaatcAAGACgtttttgccctggct gcaactctggtgatctggGTGATTGTCCAGGTGCCTGAGTGGCGCGAGGGCATACTCCCTCATTCTTCCcgcctgtttgtggctctgctcttccataTTGTCATCACAACAAAGAGGATGCCACCAGCAGAAGCTGGGCACTTCTGGAAAGCATGTCGCGAAGAACATCGCCTTACCATCAAccccagcag gtttgcagtgcagacCATGAAGGCTCAGCTCTACCGACTGCAGTGTGACAATGTGGTGATGGCTGTGGAGCGCAAGcgtggctgggacacgctgctgtgtgctcacacccagcactatgccgtgggtctgctggccag CTGTGAAAAGCCAAGGTGGGATCTGCCCTTCCTGGCATTCCTTGTGGAAGTgagcctggtggccagcactgcctcgcggagctgcctcccagctctctgtcctctg gtcctcgagtgcctggactggAATAAATGTGCTCACACTGTCCTGAAGATCATGTCAagttgcctgcacagcaaatgCAGGGAGCAGCGTCGCCtggcgctcagaggcctcgtggtgctcagcaaggatcccttgatg CCGTCCATGgcttcccagctcagccttgtgtTCAACACAGGCCAGACCTATACGCAGCGTGTCTCGAAgacttctggagctgctgggtga